Proteins encoded together in one Oscillatoria sp. FACHB-1407 window:
- a CDS encoding ATP-binding response regulator: protein MTIASESPNPLSESLFAGGGEMGVLMRSFDWSTTPLGPVENWSSSLRTSVSTILASRFAQSIFWGHDYIQLYNDDFAPILATKHPTALGKPACETWLKIWDVTKQLFDGVMTTGDAFFAKDQLYHPIRFGYLEETYFTFCYSPVRDEAGTISGVLCTVTETTQQVIGQRRLTMLRELATAGSGAKTLQSVCLSTADTLNPYDIPFALFYQVNSQGNLAELVASSGLPPDSAAASPTIALTTHTDANDLSEQSGGWPLAKVLQSREPQLITDVVDRFGVLSVDPWLESPHSAFILPILSSNKERVECLLIAGISPRLQFSSEYRSFLELVAQQVESSIATARSYEAERKRAEALAKLDCAKTTFFSNVSHEFRTPLTLMLGPLEDALARVGEWESERVEAMQNSPSHPPTSLSSLKEQLQLAHRNGLRLLKLVNTLLDFSRIESDRIQAIYEPIDLSTFTTELASVFRSAIERAKLRFVVDCAPLPEPIYVDREMWEKIVLNLVSNAFKFTFTGTITVRLHLVDNQVELAVQDTGIGISAAEIGHLFERFYRVKGAQGRTFEGSGIGLSLVQELVNLHGGTVQVSSVEGSGSCFRVLIPTGCAHLPTERIGANRTLASTTIGTSPYVEEALQWLPQENESIQAVTSQKGRETPFAPTYAHVSSSASSQILLVDDNADMRDYLKRLLSERWQVETAANGAIALNLIQHQLPDLVLTDVMMPEVDGFQLLKTLRADPITQSIPIILLSARAGEEATVEGLEAGADDYLIKPFSARELIARVETQLQMSRLRQELSANRFKNEFLMTVTHELQSPLATILGWARFLQTKSLEPDAMARALATIERNATIEANLLKNLLDMASLLSGKLRLKSQIVDLASLVRNVATSFRETAESKNIQLIETISDQVPSNMFADGDRLKQIIANLLENAIKFTPEGGQVTVRLECVDSEVHITVTDTGISIRPDFLPSVFDRFTQAEVPSRHSPGGVGIGLAIARLLVELHQGTIKVASKGEGRGATFIVRLPLRMDNS from the coding sequence GTCGTCGTCCCTGCGTACCTCCGTCAGCACCATACTTGCGTCTCGCTTTGCTCAAAGCATTTTCTGGGGGCATGATTACATCCAGCTTTACAACGATGACTTTGCTCCGATCCTTGCAACAAAGCACCCAACAGCACTGGGAAAACCCGCCTGTGAAACCTGGTTAAAGATTTGGGATGTAACCAAGCAACTATTTGATGGCGTCATGACCACAGGCGACGCCTTCTTTGCCAAAGACCAGCTTTATCACCCCATTCGCTTCGGTTATCTGGAAGAAACCTACTTTACCTTCTGCTACAGCCCTGTTCGAGACGAGGCAGGTACTATCAGTGGCGTACTCTGCACCGTGACCGAAACAACTCAGCAAGTAATTGGTCAACGTCGCTTAACAATGTTACGCGAGCTAGCCACAGCCGGAAGCGGTGCAAAAACACTACAGTCTGTCTGTCTGTCTACTGCTGATACGCTTAACCCCTACGATATTCCCTTTGCTCTGTTCTACCAGGTCAATTCCCAAGGCAACTTAGCAGAACTGGTCGCTTCAAGTGGGTTGCCCCCCGACAGTGCCGCTGCATCCCCAACCATTGCGCTAACCACACACACAGATGCAAACGATTTGAGCGAGCAGTCTGGTGGCTGGCCGCTGGCTAAAGTGCTGCAAAGCCGCGAACCGCAACTGATCACAGATGTTGTCGATCGCTTCGGAGTGCTATCGGTTGACCCGTGGCTCGAAAGTCCCCATTCTGCCTTTATTCTCCCGATCCTATCGAGCAACAAAGAACGGGTGGAGTGTTTGCTGATTGCTGGAATCAGTCCTCGCCTCCAGTTCAGTTCAGAATACCGTTCATTTCTCGAACTGGTAGCTCAGCAGGTTGAAAGCTCGATCGCTACTGCTCGAAGCTATGAAGCGGAGCGCAAACGGGCGGAGGCATTGGCAAAGCTTGATTGCGCCAAAACGACTTTCTTCAGCAATGTCTCTCATGAGTTTCGCACCCCGCTCACCTTGATGCTGGGTCCGCTGGAAGATGCTTTGGCGAGAGTGGGAGAGTGGGAGAGTGAGAGAGTGGAAGCCATGCAAAACTCACCCTCTCACCCTCCTACTTCCTTATCCTCCCTCAAGGAGCAACTCCAACTCGCTCACCGGAATGGATTGCGGTTGCTCAAGCTGGTGAATACGCTGTTAGATTTCTCACGCATTGAGAGCGATCGCATTCAAGCGATTTACGAACCCATCGACCTTTCCACCTTTACCACAGAGCTAGCCAGTGTTTTTCGGTCTGCGATCGAGCGGGCAAAGTTGCGCTTCGTGGTGGATTGTGCTCCTCTGCCTGAGCCAATTTATGTTGATCGGGAGATGTGGGAGAAGATCGTTCTCAATTTAGTCTCAAATGCGTTCAAATTCACGTTTACAGGCACAATTACGGTTCGTTTACATCTCGTTGATAACCAGGTCGAGCTAGCGGTACAAGACACGGGTATTGGCATTTCAGCCGCAGAAATCGGACATCTGTTTGAGCGGTTCTACCGAGTCAAAGGAGCGCAAGGACGGACGTTTGAAGGTTCAGGGATTGGTTTATCCCTGGTTCAGGAATTGGTCAACCTGCATGGGGGAACCGTTCAGGTGAGCAGTGTTGAAGGATCAGGCAGTTGCTTTCGCGTGTTGATTCCCACTGGCTGCGCTCATTTGCCCACGGAACGGATTGGGGCAAATCGCACGTTAGCATCAACCACAATAGGGACATCACCCTATGTAGAGGAGGCGTTGCAATGGTTGCCCCAAGAGAATGAAAGTATCCAAGCAGTCACAAGTCAGAAAGGAAGAGAAACACCCTTTGCACCAACCTATGCCCACGTTTCCTCATCGGCATCCAGCCAAATTTTGCTGGTCGATGACAACGCCGATATGCGCGACTATCTGAAGCGGTTGTTGAGTGAACGGTGGCAGGTGGAGACGGCTGCCAATGGCGCGATCGCTCTCAATCTAATCCAACACCAACTCCCCGATCTGGTACTAACCGATGTGATGATGCCGGAGGTAGACGGATTCCAACTGCTCAAAACGTTGCGAGCTGACCCCATCACTCAAAGTATTCCAATTATCCTCCTGTCAGCACGAGCAGGCGAAGAGGCAACGGTGGAAGGACTGGAAGCCGGAGCCGATGATTACCTGATCAAACCCTTCTCTGCTCGTGAACTCATCGCGCGGGTGGAAACACAACTGCAAATGTCCCGCCTTCGCCAGGAGCTATCCGCTAACCGCTTCAAGAATGAGTTTCTCATGACGGTCACGCATGAACTGCAATCCCCGTTGGCGACCATTCTGGGATGGGCACGATTTCTACAAACTAAATCCCTTGAACCTGACGCAATGGCACGAGCACTCGCTACAATCGAGCGTAACGCCACGATTGAGGCAAACCTGCTCAAGAATTTGCTGGATATGGCAAGCCTTCTCTCTGGCAAACTGCGTTTGAAATCTCAAATTGTTGATCTGGCTTCTCTGGTTCGCAATGTCGCAACAAGCTTTCGGGAAACGGCTGAGTCAAAGAATATTCAACTGATTGAAACAATATCTGATCAGGTGCCGAGCAATATGTTTGCGGATGGAGATCGCCTCAAACAAATCATTGCGAACCTGCTGGAGAATGCCATCAAATTCACGCCAGAGGGCGGACAAGTCACCGTTCGGCTTGAATGCGTTGACTCTGAGGTTCACATTACCGTAACAGATACCGGAATTAGTATCCGTCCTGATTTTCTACCCTCTGTCTTCGATCGCTTCACGCAGGCAGAAGTGCCCAGTCGTCATTCCCCGGGAGGCGTGGGAATTGGATTGGCGATCGCTCGTCTCTTAGTTGAATTGCACCAGGGGACGATCAAGGTTGCTAGCAAAGGAGAGGGGAGAGGGGCAACATTTATAGTTCGTTTGCCATTACGAATGGACAATTCGTAA